From a region of the Rhipicephalus microplus isolate Deutch F79 chromosome X, USDA_Rmic, whole genome shotgun sequence genome:
- the LOC119161382 gene encoding uncharacterized protein LOC119161382 codes for MTSDKLQEWLARVWGPNKDDVRQLLVLDQAPIHKTQAAKDAIAERDTDVYVPAGCTSLLQLADVFWNRPFKANLRRSWEMFMRKEERTLKGNLQKPSCQDDLNFVSEACATVTVVRSFKGYGIFNALDGSEDGELHDCLFDIGVVAPERSEDLQYECLDLAFGSDSEESFDGFESD; via the coding sequence ATGACATCGGATAAACTGCAGGAGTGGCTGGCAAGGGTGTGGGGGCCGAACAAGGATGATGTGCGGCAGCTACTTGTGCTGGATCAGGCACCTATCCACAAGACTCAGGCAGCAAAAGACGCAATAGCGGAACGAGACACAGACGTGTATGTGCCTGCGGGCTGCACAAGCCTACTGCAGCTAGCTGACGTCTTTTGGAACAGGCCATTCAAGGCGAACCTTCGGCGTTCTTGGGAGATGTTTATgaggaaagaagaaagaacacTGAAAGGCAATCTGCAAAAGCCATCGTGTCAGGATGACCTCAACTTTGTGTCGGAGGCTTGTGCCACTGTGACTGTCGTGCGCTCGTTCAAGGGGTACGGAATTTTCAATGCACTTGACGGCTCCGAGGATGGCGAGCTGCATGATTGCCTGTTTGACATCGGCGTTGTGGCACCTGAGCGTTCCGAGGACTTACAATACGAATGCCTAGACTTAGCTTTCGGCTCTGACTCTGAAGAATCATTCGACGGTTTTGAGAGTGATTAA